A stretch of Babesia bigemina genome assembly Bbig001, chromosome : III DNA encodes these proteins:
- a CDS encoding V-type ATPase 116kDa subunit family protein, putative has product MGIFRSETMSHGTLVIPQERARDCIDLLCRHTNIQFVDMNERCMERPYKKYLQRILNMQRMIRVLQEEITALPGTFIVKNKIDDFLQCDDVYRLDQVEESLFKLYGQFEKFKSNDLMLRTELEEVLNEYSVMLVALKQLNSSNGQSYLSAESPAQRGPGTDESAESNAKLLAESDANGDVVDREMVDIPSSIETDIQSATLAFSNIAGIISAHDKDAFSRAIFRAMRGNVYTFFQDSQVIREVMLARGLISEEEAAGHDKDEKIVFVIYCQSSSSSSTFQKLQKLCNGFQAKLFDWSKSQSHIRQRLGELEEIIRDKQKALNAFKKYFREEIACLLECPRPEGNSVVEEWALFCKKEKYIYYILNHFEASDITLRADCWFPEEEEENIRSYLLAEKSQGRVSALLLVDNQCKNKRLFDDPETMPPTYNKGGTFTQAFQNVVDTYGIPRYKEMNPAPFTIITFPFLFGIMFGDIGHGMCVLLFGLFLLIRHRKLKETYNGEIALMVINGRYMILLMGIMATYTGFIYNDFLSLPNNIFGSCWLSNPSSRVKVGEGQYLETLQRSSESFPVGFGLDVAWIHATNEQTMLHSFKMKFSVIVGFLQMIMGVCLKGLNAIYFRQPLDFFFEFLPQFVMMCCFVGYMNFLIIHKWITPLNNGFAKPSIITTMIDMCLMKDLTKDDIMYEGQQNVQRVLVILMLICIPMMFFPKPIMLYLAQRRRLVIGGGEPKREHELVYRQSDDIEARDQAVGGSSNTDANGMSESKFQFKRVSSTSEMQPGEFAVTIHSDGTVTEDHGSHGQHNIADIFIHQLIETIEFSLGVISNTSSYLRLWALSLSHQQLSSVFFKQTIYRSLEGEGGVIATVISLFITSIAFAVITFFVMLCMDSLECYLHALRLQWVEFQNKFFKADGKAFKPFNMKMLLESTDEEPSCE; this is encoded by the coding sequence ATGGGAATCTTCAGGTCGGAGACCATGTCCCATGGGACGCTGGTCATCCCGCAGGAAAGGGCCCGGGACTGCATTGACCTCCTGTGCCGGCACACAAACATCCAGTTCGTCGACATGAACGAACGCTGCATGGAGAGACCGTACAAGAAGTACCTCCAGCGTATCCTGAACATGCAGCGCATGATTCGCGTGCTGCAAGAGGAGATTACGGCGCTACCGGGCACGTTCATCGTCAAGAACAAAATCGATGACTTCCTCCAGTGCGACGATGTGTACCGCCTCGACCAGGTCGAGGAGTCGCTGTTCAAGCTGTACGGACAGTTTGAAAAGTTCAAGAGCAACGACCTCATGCTCAGGACTGAGCTCGAGGAGGTGCTCAACGAGTACAGCGTCATGCTGGTGGCGCTGAAGCAGCTCAACTCGTCGAATGGGCAGTCGTACCTTTCGGCCGAGTCGCCAGCGCAGCGGGGGCCAGGTACGGACGAATCTGCCGAATCCAACGCTAAATTGCTGGCAGAGAGCGACGCAAACGGCGATGTTGTCGACAGGGAAATGGTCGACATTCCGTCATCAATCGAGACCGACATACAAAGCGCCACGCTGGCGTTCTCCAACATTGCGGGCATCATCAGCGCGCACGACAAGGATGCGTTTTCGAGGGCTATTTTCAGGGCCATGCGTGGCAACGTGTACACCTTCTTCCAGGACAGCCAGGTGATTAGGGAAGTCATGCTTGCGCGGGGGCTCATCAGCGAAGAGGAGGCCGCGGGGCACGACAAGGATGAGAAAATCGTATTCGTAATCTACTGCCAGTCGTCCAGTAGCAGCTCCACGTTCCAAAAACTGCAAAAACTATGCAACGGGTTCCAGGCCAAACTTTTCGATTGGTCCAAGTCACAATCTCACATCCGCCAAAGGTTGGGCGAGCTCGAGGAGATCATCCGCGACAAGCAGAAGGCACTCAACGCCTTCAAGAAGTACTTCCGGGAGGAGATTGCATGTCTCCTGGAGTGCCCGAGGCCCGAGGGCAACAGCGTCGTTGAGGAATGGGCGCTGTTCTGCAAGAAGGAGAAATACATCTACTACATCCTGAACCATTTCGAGGCAAGTGACATCACGCTGCGCGCTGATTGCTGGTTCCccgaggaggaagaggagaACATCAGGTCGTATCTCTTGGCAGAGAAGTCGCAAGGACGCGTCAGCGCGTTGCTTCTTGTCGACAACCAGTGCAAAAACAAGAGGTTATTTGACGACCCCGAGACCATGCCGCCGACTTACAACAAAGGCGGCACGTTCACACAGGCCTTCCAGAACGTCGTGGACACCTACGGTATACCGAGGTATAAAGAGATGAACCCAGCGCCgttcaccatcatcacctTCCCATTCCTGTTCGGGATTATGTTCGGTGATATCGGACATGGCATGTGCGTGCTCCTGTTCGGTTTGTTCTTGCTCATCCGCCACCGCAAATTGAAGGAAACCTACAACGGCGAGATTGCACTCATGGTTATCAACGGTCGGTACATGATCCTGCTCATGGGTATCATGGCCACGTACACCGGGTTCATATACAACGATTTTTTGTCTCTGCCAAACAACATCTTCGGATCGTGTTGGCTGAGTAACCCGAGCAGCCGTGTCAAGGTTGGAGAGGGGCAGTACTTGGAGACCCTGCAGCGGTCCAGTGAaagcttcccggtggggtTCGGCCTCGACGTGGCCTGGATCCACGCCACAAACGAACAGACCATGCTCCACTCATTCAAGATGAAGTTCTCTGTCATAGTAGGGTTCTTGCAGATGATTATGGGTGTGTGCCTAAAGGGGCTGAACGCCATATACTTCAGGCAGCCGCTCGACTTCTTCTTCGAGTTCCTGCCCCAATTCGTTATGATGTGCTGCTTCGTGGGCTACATGAACTTCCTGATCATCCACAAGTGGATCACTCCACTCAACAACGGCTTCGCCAAGCCGTCGATCATCACCACCATGATTGACATGTGCCTCATGAAGGACCTCACCAAGGACGACATCATGTACGAGGGACAGCAGAATGTACAGCGTGTGCTTGTCATCCTCATGTTGATTTGCATCCCGATGATGTTCTTCCCCAAGCCCATCATGCTCTATTTAGCACAAAGGCGCAGGCTGGTCATCGGCGGAGGTGAGCCCAAGCGGGAGCACGAACTCGTCTACCGCCAATCAGACGATATCGAGGCCAGGGACCAGGCTGTTGGCGGCTCGTCCAACACGGACGCCAACGGAATGTCGGAATCGAAATTCCAGTTCAAGCGAGTCAGCTCGACCAGTGAAATGCAACCGGGCGAGTTCGCGGTTACCATTCACAGCGATGGCACTGTCACCGAGGACCACGGGTCGCACGGGCAGCACAACATCGCCGATATCTTCATCCACCAGCTGATTGAAACTATCGAGTTCTCACTGGGTGTCATCAGCAACACCTCGTCATACCTGCGTCTCTGGGCGCTTTCGCTGTCGCATCAGCAGTTGTCTTCCGTCTTCTTCAAGCAGACCATCTACCGCTCACTTGAAGGCGAAGGTGGCGTGATTGCCACCGTGATCAGCCTGTTCATCACCTCCATTGCCTTCGCGGTGATCACTTTCTTCGTGATGCTCTGTATGGACTCGCTCGAGTGCTACCTGCACGCGCTCAGGCTGCAGTGGGTGGAGTTCCAAAACAAGTTCTTCAAGGCTGACGGCAAGGCGTTCAAGCCTTTCAACATGAAGATGTTGCTTGAAAGCACAGATGAGGAACCTTCCTGCGAGTGA
- a CDS encoding DEAD/DEAH box helicase domain containing protein, putative, with the protein MGPPYSAAGAEEGDFASLGIDERIRNPMEKRGITRPSRQQHAAIQAMLNRENVVLQSKSGTGKTLSFCIALVQMMQQRCCAEKKGAATGDADELQDAQTGREHEAESDVKSETKAIPAKGEIEFSPEGEDKTTAVDPLEGTLPTTSRVEEGDPAVGEQEDGAIAKTNGQRENEGEANAGNRPDVEAGQTENKNVGATHTDADIPPAETDTTQRMEDASETQENNTMEEVTFGNAVVIAPTRELAVQINRTLTELAEEIPDVKTALTVGGADMKKDVGGFMNMAPQILVATPGRLINVIKFVKRLAKASATHSKVLYWDTHIVVLDEADMLIDDHFMDQTRRICKRLVNPFVQVVATSATFVKYQFKLYEDLLNDLDEDFYKRLLPTLSKIGKGDFDILKSAFSYHVYSALKKLVEKGDFTSFGATDEQYKEANELEERYYDVEFVEMEDSCDSDVAVQTHDNGEPTSDHPNESKYRLHHTLKSIVDFLKEFMRETKQMIVSASHVNRVELPAKGVICFTENDCLQDVQSVKEAIEEGEQDVVDKFDSPVLKNVVFCYTKVPEAPNIVKQVSLKLHVAIEVLKQAQYRKCIIFSNESHTRMLTANTLERLGLSCTVSSSRQSTDTRQQVVENAEKNDRNVVIAADLMSRGIHIDDVDLIINMDLPSSKEAFLHRSGRTGRFGKPGICVCICSDPEMDTLRYLEYSLNFECSHIEDVLHVDKGDEASPEKREDEADPQQIANPTANVVSGIAKAAETGGSVQSKCSPRQKPTSVSTKNAPGVSSKHEVTADNKEFYTPHQRIEDTLRDTLVASIHSKVFPGLMEYVIPAFSILAKHDVYLEGAELASARSEDHGHLSGPTSENAFRIKFVEYHTARVILHVSSDLYQAIAACDKGEEFSESLYHIIAIQENGSAISILDPVHRIFRTVEGPLLITVVGCRDALELISGLLTMLNVEFVVHETRRKDKHVVSFSYIASNLSNCRGNAATTAGRAMIVDLFRERFAEECSQDMLLCTDVMVTHFIRETGASFPAAFTLAYQAVTQELYATGADMGTDGATNRRARNLILRHPFDVHAHNT; encoded by the coding sequence ATGGGACCACCCTATTCGGCTGCTGGCGCTGAGGAAGGCGATTTTGCCTCGCTAGGAATCGACGAGCGCATAAGGAACCCCATGGAAAAGCGAGGCATTACGCGCCCATCACGACAGCAGCATGCCGCCATACAGGCCATGCTCAACAGGGAGAACGTGGTGTTGCAGTCGAAATCGGGCACGGGAAAAACCCTCAGCTTCTGCATAGCGCTGGTGCAAATGATGCAGCAGCGCTGCTGTGCGGAGAAAAAGGGTGCGGCCACTGGGGATGCAGATGAACTGCAGGACGCTCAGACGGGGAGGGAGCACGAGGCGGAATCAGACGTGAAATCGGAGACTAAAGCCATCCCTGCTAAGGGAGAAATTGAATTTTCGCCTGAAGGCGAAGATAAAACCACGGCGGTTGATCCCCTGGAGGGCACCTTGCCAACGACATCTAGGGTAGAGGAAGGCGACCCTGCAGTCGGCGAGCAAGAGGACGGGGCAATTGCTAAAACAAATGGCCAACGCGAAAACGAGGGCGAGGCAAACGCGGGAAACCGACCAGATGTTGAGGCTGGACAAACGGAAAATAAGAATGTGGGAGCGACCCACACCGATGCCGACATCCCACCAGCGGAGACTGACACCACTCAACGTATGGAAGATGCCTCGGAAACGCAAGAAAATAACACAATGGAAGAAGTAACTTTCGGAAACGCAGTTGTCATTGCCCCCACTCGTGAACTTGCTGTGCAAATCAACCGCACTTTAACCGAACTGGCCGAGGAAATACCAGACGTAAAAACAGCACTAACTGTCGGCGGGGCGGATATGAAAAAGGATGTGGGCGGTTTTATGAACATGGCGCCTCAAATTCTGGTGGCAACGCCGGGAAGACTCATAAATGTCATAAAATTTGTCAAGCGGCTGGCGAAAGCCTCCGCGACGCACAGCAAAGTATTGTATTGGGACACGCACATAGTTGTATTGGACGAGGCGGACATGCTGATTGACGATCACTTCATGGATCAAACGAGGAGGATCTGCAAAAGGCTCGTCAACCCCTTTGTGCAGGTGGTAGCCACGTCAGCGACCTTCGTAAAGTACCAATTCAAACTTTACGAGGACCTACTCAACGACCTTGACGAAGATTTTTACAAAAGACTATTGCCAACGCTTTCCAAAATTGGGAAAGGGGATTTTGACATACTGAAGAGCGCTTTCAGTTACCATGTTTACAGCGCACTGAAAAAATTGGTTGAAAAGGGCGATTTTACTTCATTTGGTGCAACAGACGAACAATATAAAGAGGCGAATGAGCTAGAGGAGCGGTACTACGATGTGGAGTTTGTTGAAATGGAGGATTCCTGCGACTCTGACGTTGCTGTGCAAACACATGATAACGGCGAACCGACGTCAGACCATCCCAATGAGTCCAAGTATCGCCTCCACCACACGCTGAAGTCAATTGTGGATTTCCTCAAAGAATTCATGAGAGAAACTAAGCAGATGATAGTGTCAGCAAGCCATGTTAACCGAGTCGAGCTGCCAGCGAAGGGCGTCATTTGCTTCACCGAAAACGACTGCCTGCAGGACGTGCAGAGCGTAAAGGAGGCAATAGAGGAGGGCGAGCAGGATGTGGTTGATAAATTCGACTCGCCGGTGCTCAAGAATGTTGTGTTCTGCTACACCAAGGTGCCGGAGGCACCCAATATTGTGAAACAGGTATCGCTCAAATTGCATGTGGCCATAGAGGTGCTAAAACAGGCGCAGTACCGTAAGTGCATAATCTTCAGCAACGAAAGCCACACGCGGATGCTAACGGCAAACACTTTGGAAAGGTTGGGGCTGTCCTGCACCGTCAGCAGTTCCAGGCAATCCACTGACACACGGCAGCAGGTGGTCGAAAATGCCGAGAAGAACGATCGGAATgtagtcatcgctgccgattTGATGAGCCGCGGAATACACATAGATGACGTCGACCTCATCATAAACATGGACCTGCCGTCGTCCAAGGAGGCATTCCTGCACAGGTCTGGCAGGACCGGACGTTTCGGCAAGCCCGGAATCTGCGTGTGCATATGCTCCGATCCAGAAATGGATACGCTAAGGTACCTGGAGTACTCGCTCAATTTCGAATGCTCCCATATCGAAGATGTGCTTCACGTCGACAAAGGTGATGAAGCTTCACCAGAGAAACGTGAGGATGAAGCTGACCCGCAACAAATCGCCAACCCAACCGCAAATGTTGTATCAGGTATTGCAAAAGCCGCCGAAACGGGCGGCAGTGTACAGTCGAAATGTTCACCCCGGCAGAAACCAACTTCTGTTAGCACAAAGAATGCACCAGGGGTCTCAAGTAAACACGAGGTAACTGCAGACAACAAAGAGTTCTATACTCCGCATCAACGTATTGAGGACACGCTACGCGATACTCTGGTTGCGTCCATACACAGCAAAGTGTTCCCCGGGCTCATGGAATACGTAATCCCCGCATTCTCCATACTCGCGAAACACGACGTATACCTGGAGGGCGCGGAACTCGCTAGCGCGCGTAGTGAAGACCATGGCCATCTGAGCGGCCCGACTTCGGAAAACGCCTTTAGAATCAAGTTCGTCGAATATCACACAGCGCGGGTGATACTCCACGTCTCCTCAGACCTCTACCAGGCGATTGCCGCCTGTGACAAAGGAGAAGAGTTTTCCGAATCCTTGTACCATATAATCGCCATTCAGGAAAATGGCAGCGCCATTTCAATCCTGGACCCCGTCCACCGCATTTTCAGGACGGTGGAGGGCCCGCTCCTAATCACCGTGGTCGGTTGCAGGGACGCCTTGGAGCTGATTAGCGGGCTTCTGACCATGCTGAATGTAGAATTCGTCGTACACGAGACTCGCAGGAAAGACAAACACGTGGTCTCTTTTTCTTACATTGCGTCCAATTTGTCAAACTGCCGGGGCAATGCCGCCACCACCGCCGGGAGGGCGATGATAGTAGACCTGTTCAGGGAGCGGTTCGCCGAAGAGTGCAGCCAGGACATGCTGCTGTGCACGGACGTGATGGTGACGCACTTCATCCGCGAGACTGGCGCGTCGTTCCCCGCGGCCTTCACGCTCGCCTACCAGGCGGTAACGCAGGAGCTCTACGCGACGGGCGCCGACATGGGCACGGACGGCGCCACCAACAGGCGTGCTCGCAACCTCATACTGcggcaccccttcgacgtCCACGCACACAACACGTAG
- a CDS encoding RIBONUCLEIC ACID BINDING PROTEIN S1, putative — MSDCMEGKQPLSQLRSLTFALGRLAEAQISGRLLVATASVVLHLGVSLSDIIPKDVPVACRCLGTFDTLQQLFVFFFVRMNQMRRLRQTLYRLNNFRSNCVCLVFAAYGLLFRRKRETFQRLTGAATPAVTMSDRSSMDEVAVFVAPISPNVSDDHLREIMGNFGHLCGVEISDVDTPHGATRIARIAYESTESVESAIKHMDKGQIDGLRVRVTAKRPEPRDIPKTTL; from the exons ATGTCCGACTGCATGGAGGGGAAACAGCCACTTtcgcagctgcgcagcttgACCTTTGCTCTGGGCAGGTTGGCTGAAGCCCAGATAAGCGGTCGGCTGCTGGTGGCAACGGCCTCCGTCGTGCTCCACCTCGGAGTGTCGCTGTCGGACATAATCCCTAAGGACGTTCCGGTGGCGTGTCGGTGCCTCGGCACGTTCGacacgctgcagcagctgttTGTCTTCTTCTTCGTGAGGATGAATCAGATGCGCCG TCTTCGGCAGACGTTGTACAGGCTCAACAACTTTAGGAGCAATTGCGTTTGTCTGGTGTTTGCTGCGTACGGGCTCCTCTTCAGACGGAAGCGAGAAACATTCCAGCGTCTGACTGGCGCTGCCACGCCAGCTGT CACAATGTCGGATAGAAGCTCAATGGATGAAGTTGCCGTGTTCGTGGCGCCCATCTCGCCGAACGTGTCTGACGACCACCTGCGGGAGATAATGGGCAACTTCGGCCACCTCTGCGGCGTCGAAATCAGTGATGTGGATACG CCGCACGGCGCGACCAGAATCGCAAGAATCGCATACGAGTCCACCGAGTCCGTGGAATCCGCCATCAAACACATGGACAAG GGCCAAATAGACGGGCTCAGGGTGCGCGTAACCGCCAAACGGCCGGAGCCTAGGGATATACCGAAGACTACTCTCTAG
- a CDS encoding YEATS family protein, putative, giving the protein MSTKSGKRVNVRVGKQIAIGTYAFPLTPVEKKRYGSMTHRWTCLLRSPTNENMTHYVKKVQFDLDPSFLNPRRVLTSMPYEVTEVGWGEFYIGVKIYFVDESLEPVQLQHLLVLNPSDNTGSNATTATNETFDEIIFNEPAAWFYKHLMCSTTDCLPPHKYQEHFWDYSMRDKETTCRYICCQSYFQNETYRLLAEASELSRQIQYLQEKANVIKNPTILTKTNPNSTFWGSKPTVIGTKNACSTPTTTPQDAPTKRDAVDSNSPESSILSSYDPKLASLSPSATVVSSTPSMAAEEKLQLDDKELGDSADGT; this is encoded by the exons ATGAGTACTAAGAGCGGAAAACGAGTCAACGTCAGGGTTGGCAAGCAAATTGCCATCGGGACGTATGCGTTCCCCTTGACTCCCGTG GAGAAGAAGCGCTACGGGTCCATGACGCACAGATGGACCTGCTTGCTGCGCTCGCCGACCAACGAGAACATGACCCACTACGTCAAGAAGGTCCAGTTCGACCTGGACCCATCGTTCCTTAACCCTCGTCGGG TGTTGACAAGCATGCCGTACGAGGTGACGGAAGTGGGTTGGGGCGAATTCTACATCGGTGTGAAAATATACTTCGTGGACGAGTCCCTCGAGCCGGTGCAGCTTCAGCATCTCCTGGTG TTGAACCCGTCTGACAATACCGGATCTAACGCAACGACGGCGACGAACGAGACCTTTGACGAGATCATCTTCAACGAGCCCGCCGCCTGGTTCTACAAGCACCTCATGTGCAGCACTACCGACTGCCTGCCTCCGCACAAGTACCAAGAACACT TTTGGGATTACAGCATGCGTGACAAGGAGACCACGTGCCGCTACATCTGCTGCCAGTCATACTTCCAG AATGAGACGTACAGACTGCTGGCGGAGGCCTCAGAGCTGTCTCGCCAGATCCAATACCTCCAGGAGAAGGCTAACGTTATCAAGAACCCGACCATTCTCACTAAGACCAACCCCAACAGTACGTTCTGGGGCTCGA AGCCCACGGTAATCGGCACAAAGAACGCGTGCTCCACCCCGACGACCACGCCGCAGGATGCGCCGACGAAGCGCGATGCCGTGGACAGCAACTCGCCGGAGTCCTCCATTTTATCGTCGTACGATCCCAAGCTGGCGTCGCTCTCCCCCTCCGCCACGGTAGTGTCGTCCACACCGTCGATGGCCGCAGaggagaagctgcagctggatgACAAGGAGTTGGGCGACTCCGCCGACGGAACATGA
- a CDS encoding dehydrogenase E1 component family protein, putative, translated as MNNGLRSLFASVSRVASARRALRCSYFSSVAKRPENPRVFENPADFKPYVLGLRYTEFTNRLELIEDSPVIPIFQVMDVEGNFLGDWKNPFPSDEAVLEHYKTMVRLSIWDNLFYNIQRQGRISFYIQNQGEEAMQVGCGLALKHEDHIFGQYRELGVLYCKGFTVDDTLNQLFANKGDECKGRQMPISYSKKECNIHAICTPLTSQLPHAAGAGYALKLQKAAACAVGFFGEGAASEGDFHAAMNMAAVRQSQTIFACRNNGYAISTPVCDQYYGDGIAIRGVAYGMPTIRVDGNDLFASYIATKHAREHCVTRSTPICIEYMTYRLGHHSTSDESSQYRGPGEFDVWTAGGNNGINRVRKYLEKQGLWDEERDEALRKEARSFMLKKIREVEVVKHVDLSSGIFDDVYDQPHPMLEQQREEFLEHLNRYGENYKLERYEKH; from the exons ATGAATAACGGCTTGAGGAGTTTGTTCGCCTCTGTTTCGCGTGTCGCCTCGGCGCGGCGCgcgttgcgctgcagctatTTCAGCAGCGTGGCGAAGCGCCCAGAGAACCCCCGTGTGTTTGAGAACCCAGCGGATTTTAAACCTTACGTGCTGGGACTGCGTTACACGGAGTTTACCAACCGGCTGGAGCTGATAGAGGACTCCCCGGTGATTCCGATCTTCCAGGTTATGGATGTCGAGGGCAACTTCCTCGGCGACTGGAAGAACCCTTTCCCCTCCGATGAAGCTGTGCTGGAGCACTACAAAACAATGGTTCGGTTGTCGATATGGGACAACCTATTCTACAATATCCAGCGACAAG GTCGCATATCCTTTTACATCCAAAACCAGGGCGAGGAAGCCATGCAAGTGGGATGCGGTTTGGCTCTAAAGCATGAGGACCACATATTCGGTCAATACAG GGAGCTCGGCGTGCTCTACTGCAAGGGCTTCACTGTTGACGACACTCTGAACCAGTTGTTCGCCAACAAAGGCGATGAATGCAAGGGGCGCCAAATGCCAATTTCTTACTCCAAGAAGGAGTGCAACATCCACGCGATATGTACCCCGCTCACTTCTCAGCTGCCACATGCAGCAGGTGCGGGTTACGCACTCAAGCTTCAGAAGGCCGCTGCCTGCGCGGTGGGCTTCTTCGGTGAGGGAGCCGCCTCCGAGGGCGATTTCCATGCTGCGATGAACATGGCTGCGGTGCGTCAGTCTCAGACCATATTCGCCTGCCGTAACAACGGCTACGCCATCTCCACACCGGTGTGTGACCAGTACTACGGCGACGGTATCGCCATCCGCGGTGTTGCGTACGGCATGCCTACAATACG cgtcgACGGCAACGACCTTTTTGCGTCCTACATTGCAACCAAGCACGCTCGTGAGCACTGCGTGACGCGATCGACACCCATTTGTATCGAATACATGACGTACCGTCTGGGACACCACAGCACGTCGGACGAGTCGTCACAGTACCGCGGTCCCGGCGAGTTCGACGTGTGGACCGCCGGCGGCAACAACGGCATCAACCGCGTGCGCAAATACCTCGAGAAGCAGGGTCTCTGGGATGAAGAACGCGACGAAGCTCTGCGTAAGGAGGCCCGTAGCTTCATGCTGAAGAAGATCCGTGAGGTGGAGGTTGTGAAACACGTGGATTTGTCTTCCGGCATTTTCGACGACGTATACGATCAGCCCCATCCGATGTTGGAGCAGCAGCGTGAAGAATTCCTCGAGCACTTAAACCGTTACGGTGAGAACTACAAGCTTGAGCGCTACGAGAAACATTGA